TTTGGGGAAGAGCAATGTTGTTAATCAGGAACTTGTTGCATTGGAGAGAGAGCTCTCAACACATCGCAGAACTGGTGCTATTGATTCCTTTGGCCTGTACTTGTATGGCATTGTTCTACGCGATAAAGGCTGTGAAGGTCTGGCAAGAACAGTTCTGGTAGAATCTGTCAATAGCTACCCTTGGAACTGGTGTGCTTGGTTAGAGATACACTCTTTGTGCACTAGCAGTGACATTCTGAACAACTTAAATCTGAAGAATCACTGGATGAAAGATTTTTTCATCGCTAGTGCACATCTGGAATTAAAGATGCATGAAGAAGCTTTGAAAAGATATGAGCGCTTGATGGGGGTCTTCCGTTGCAGCGACTACATTCAGGCTCAAATAGCAACCGTTCAGTATAGTATGAGGGACCTGGATGAAGCTGACATGATTTTTGAAGAACTCCTCAGAACCGACCCTTTTCGTGTGGATTCTATGGATATTTACTCAAATTTATTGTATGCAAAAGAAAGCTTGACTGCTTTGAGCTTCCTTGCTCACAGGGTGTTTCTGACAGATAAATATCGCCCTGAATCTTGCTGCATAATTGCAAATTACTACAGTTTGAAGGGGCAGCATGAGAAGTCAGTTTTGTATTTCCAAAGGGCGCTGAAGCTTAACCGCAAGTACCTCTCAGCTTGGACTCTCATGGGACATGAGTTTGTTGAGCTAAAAAATACGCCTGCTGCAATTGATGCCTACAGAAGAGCTGTTGATATAAATCCTAGAGATTACCGTGCTTGGTATGGTCTTGGtcagatttatgagatgatgggaATGCCATTTTATGCACTATACTATTTCCGAAAATCATCCCACCTGCAACCTAACGATGCACGCCTTTGGATTGCTATGGCTCAGTGCTATGAGAGTGATCCGCTTCaaatgattgaagaagccatcaagtgCTATGAGAGGGCTGCAAATACCAATGACACTGAAGGAATAGCACTTCACCAACTGGCAAAGTTGCACAGTATGCTTGGGCAAGCTGAGGAGGCTGCATTTTACTACAAGAAGGATTTAGAGAGAATGGAAGTTGAGGAAAGACAGGGCCAGAATTTTGTTGAAGCCTTGCTTTTTCTTGCGAAACATTGCAAGAGCATGGGCAGATTTGAGGAAGCAGAACACTATTGCACAAGACTCTTGGATTACACTGGTCCTGTAAGTTATTTATACGCTTTGCTTAGCATCCTAattgaaaagaaaaagagatgaaagGGAACAAAATGGTGAAATCTTGAGACTAGTGTTAGCAGATGAGTTAACTCATGTTAGTGTGCAAATATGCAGTTCAAACCAACTTCAACCTAATTTACTTGCGCCCACTTTAGTTTGTTTTATTAACCTAGTGCATATTTGCTCAGATCAATCACACTTGGGTTTGCTAGTGAAAAATAGAGAATAGAGTATCATCATATATCACCAATATATGCTTTGCTGTGTTTTCCTG
Above is a window of Triticum aestivum cultivar Chinese Spring chromosome 6B, IWGSC CS RefSeq v2.1, whole genome shotgun sequence DNA encoding:
- the LOC123137679 gene encoding anaphase-promoting complex subunit 8, translated to MAAAKENYRVELRAAARQLGDRCLYSAAKWAAELLVGIEPDATPSQSAAMDTPSSSGAAPGGRLLHLHRSGGSSFRRRMRPGGGAASEAGTPLGGVSYVSTPIPDDDAFDAGADKYLLAKTYFDCREYRRAAHVLRSQVGRKAVFLRCYALYMAGEKRKEEETIELEGSLGKSNVVNQELVALERELSTHRRTGAIDSFGLYLYGIVLRDKGCEGLARTVLVESVNSYPWNWCAWLEIHSLCTSSDILNNLNLKNHWMKDFFIASAHLELKMHEEALKRYERLMGVFRCSDYIQAQIATVQYSMRDLDEADMIFEELLRTDPFRVDSMDIYSNLLYAKESLTALSFLAHRVFLTDKYRPESCCIIANYYSLKGQHEKSVLYFQRALKLNRKYLSAWTLMGHEFVELKNTPAAIDAYRRAVDINPRDYRAWYGLGQIYEMMGMPFYALYYFRKSSHLQPNDARLWIAMAQCYESDPLQMIEEAIKCYERAANTNDTEGIALHQLAKLHSMLGQAEEAAFYYKKDLERMEVEERQGQNFVEALLFLAKHCKSMGRFEEAEHYCTRLLDYTGPEKETAKSILQGLKRAQSGFPPMDIDHFAL